The Anopheles coluzzii chromosome 2, AcolN3, whole genome shotgun sequence genome window below encodes:
- the LOC120953071 gene encoding shematrin-like protein 1, producing the protein MSFSFVSQACLAVIVSVFGVVLSVPLDGQQQTVAIEGGAKRQEKRGIGLAYTGLTGFGAYDTSLGLAGYPATAYVTPTVIKSTYTVPAAATYHTAAYDAAHSKFGYGGFYPASYGGFGTGGYGYGGFAAPAATYSKIVHPATSTYTKVIQTYPSAAVVAAGTPAVASYTGVGSLGGYVY; encoded by the exons atgtcCTTCTCGTTTGTTTCGCAGGCATGCCTTGCTGTGATCGTGTCCGTGTTTGGTGTTGTCCTTAGTGTTCCCCTAGATGGACAGCAACAGACAGTGGCGATTGAAGGTGGAGCAAAACGCCAGGAAAAGCGTGGTATTGGTCTCGCATACACCGGGCTAACCGGGTTTGGTGCGTACGATACGTCCCTTGGACTGGCCGGTTATCCTGCCACAGCTTACGTCACCCCGACCGTGATCAAATCAACCTACACTGTACCGGCGGCAG CTACGTACCATACGGCGGCCTACGATGCGGCACATAGCAAGTTCGGCTATGGTGGCTTCTATCCGGCCAGCTACGGAGGCTTCGGCACGGGAGGCTACGGATATGGCGGATTTGCGGCTCCGGCGGCCACCTACAGCAAAATCGTTCATCCCGCCACCAGCACGTACACGAAGGTCATCCAGACGTATCCGTCGGCAGCGGTTGTAGCCGCTGGTACACCTGCGGTCGCTAGCTACACCGGTGTTGGTAGCCTCGGAGGATACGTTTACTAA